The following is a genomic window from Flavobacterium crassostreae.
GGTTTTAAAACTTTAAAGAGTACTTTTGTGGCGTCTCAAAGGGGTGCTTAAATCTAAAATGTATTTTAGACTCTGGATAACCATTCAGAGTAAAGCTGAGATTATACCCAACGAACCTAGACAAGTAATGTTGTCCAGGGAAGTAATGATAAAAAAAACGCTGATCCAAGGGTTTTTGGCTATCATAAACCATCATTTTCAATTTAACAAAAAAATAATTCCCCCTTTTATTTGTAATTTCCTTTACGAATGAATACTATTTTTGGTTACAAAACCGCAAAGACAACCCGTCCCGAAATCACAAAACAACAACGCTTAAGCACTGCTGCAACCATTCTTTTGTCGGCTTTTTCTTTGGCTACTTTTGCACAAGTGAAAGATACCACCCAAGTCAATAAGCTAGAGGAAGTATTTGTATCTGCAATACGAGCTACTACTAAAACACCGGTTAGTTTTAGTAATTTGAGTAACAAAGAACTGGCGCCTCGCAATTTAGGGCAAGACATTCCTATTTTAATGAATTATTTACCTTCTGTAGTAACTACCTCAGATGCCGGAAATGGAGTGGGGTATACGGGTATTCGGGTGCGTGGTAGTGATGCCACAAGGGTAAATATCACCATCAACGGAATTCCGTATAATGACTCCGAGAGTCACGGAACCTATTGGGTGAACATGCCTGATTTTGCGTCTTCATTAGAGAGTTTACAACTTCAACGTGGCGTAGGGACTTCAACCAATGGAGCGGGTGCTTTTGGCGCAAGCCTGAACATGCTTACCGATAGTTATGCCAAAGAAAGCAAGGGCGAAATTGCGGCTTCCTACGGGAGTTTTAATACCCGAAAAAATACCGTAAAGTTTAGCACCGGATTATTGAACGAGCATCTAGAATTAGCAGGACGTTTGTCTGTTTTAAAGTCGGATGGCTACATTGATCGGGCTTCTTCGGATTTAAAATCGTATTTTTTGCAGGGTACTTATGTAGGCAAAACCACATTAATTAAAGCATTGGCTTTTGGAGGTACCGAAAAAACCTACCAGTCTTGGAATGGTTTGGAAGATTTGGATAAATTGGAGAACAACAGAACCTACAACACTGCAGGAGAATATACGGATTTATTTAATACGACCCGTTTTTATGATAACGAAACCGATAATTACCAACAAGACCATTACCAATTGCATTGGAATGAAACCTTGCCAAACCACTGGAATACCAATTTAGCTTTTCATTACACCAAAGGAAAAGGGTATTACGAAAATTATAAAGCCAACGCAGATTTTTCGGATTTCGGATTAACGCCGGTAATACTGGATACCAAAACAATTGATGTTACGGATTTGGTGCGTCAAAAATGGTTGGATAATGATTTTTATGGCACTACTTTTTCTGCCAATTATGCCAAATCACAATGGGACCTAACTCTTGGTGGAGGATACAATAAGTACGAAGGGGTGCATTTTGGCAAAGTTATTTGGGCTAGATTTGCCTCAAAAACCCAATTAGGAGACCGTTATTACAACGATTATGCTAGCAAAACAGATGGAAACATCTTTGCAAAGGCCAACTACCAGCTAACAGAAAAAATAAATTTATTTGGAGACTTGCAACTAAGAAACGTGCATTATAAAGCCAATGGAAACGAAACTGGAGCGGTAAACGATGTTTTTAATTTTTTTAATCCAAAGGCAGGTTTGAGTTATAAAATAAATCCTAAAAACCAACTATATGCATCGTATGCGCGAGCAAACAGAGAACCCAACCGGACCGATTATGAAAATGGGAACCCAAAACCAGAGAAATTAAATGATTTTGAATTGGGATTGCGCCACCGTTCTGCAAAGCTAACCCTTAATGCAAATGTGTACTATATGGCTTACAAAAATCAATTGATTCTTACTGGAGCATTGGATGAGGTAGGAAGTCCTATTCGTGAAAACAGCGGCGATAGTTACCGATTGGGTTTGGAGTTGGATGCCACCATACCGCTATCGGACAAAGTGTTTCTTAGACCCAATATGACTTTAAGTGCCAACAAAAACAAGGATTTTTATTTTAAAAGAGACAATGTATTGACCTCTTTAGGGAATACCAATATTGCCTATTCTCCTAATTTTATAGCGGCAAACGCATGGACGTATTTGCCTATCAAAGACCTTCAAATAACGTTGCTTTCTAAATTTGTTGGAGAGCAATATATGGGTAATATTGATTCCAAGGGTTCGAAGTTAAATTCGTATTTTGTGAATGATTTAAATGTGTCCTACGAGTTCCAACCCAAAACGATCTTTAAGGCTGTTGTTTTGTCGGCCTTGGTTACTAATATTTTGGATTACAAATACGTCTCTAATGGGTATTTTTATACCTATGATGTTAGTGATGCTAGTTCCAACCCGCCAACGGTTACCACTATAGAAGGAGCTGGTTATTATCCTCAAGCAGGGATTAATGTGCTTGCAGGAGTAACCCTAAAATTTTAGTATTCTGGAGATTTTGTAACACTAAAAAGCGGCTGTTTCTATTCTGGAACAGCCGCTTTTTAGTTAGTTGTAAACCCGAAGTAGCATTCCGTTAACCTCTACTCGATATGGTTTTAATGGGTTGGGCAGGCTTCCTTGTCCAGTAAACAAGCTATATTGGCTTTTATCACAAGAGCAAACCAAGTTAATTCCCTTTAAAGTCATCTGGGTGCAACTACTAATTTCTTGGTTAGGGCAAGCGGCATCAAAGGCAGTGTAGCTTCCTGGTGCGGTACAAAATACAAATACTCCTTTTGCGCCAGCGGTTGGATAATAGATGGCATTACTAGCAAATTTTAAATTAGAATAGGCCGGTAGGTTCAGGTTAAGATCAAAGGTAAAAGAGTAGTTAGGAATATTGGGATTTTTGTTTCTATTCTCGTTGTTGCTACAGCCCAAAATAGTCGCTACAGCAAATAATAAAAGTATGTAATTTTTCATAGAATACGAATAGTTTGAAAGTATTAGGGAAACAAATTTAAATTATTTAACTTTGAAATAGATAGGATTAACATATAATTATATACTAAAAAAAATATACTATCTTTGTGGAAAGAAATCCCGTTCCGATGGGATTTTTTCTATTTACATAAGCCAGAAAGAGCAGCTTAGGCTTTGTTAACTAAAAAAATAAACGTCTTGAGGTTGGTTAAAACAACAGCTTGTAGACCATATCCCAACAATACATTAAAAAATTATGAGCGCAATATCGTATTACACCGCAGAAGGATTAAAAAAATTAAGAGAAGAATTAGACCATTTAAAAAGCGTGATGCGTCCTAAGGCATCTGCAGATATAGCAGAGGCTAGAGATAAAGGTGATTTGTCTGAAAACGCAGAATATGACGCCGCCAAAGAAGCCCAAGGCATGCTAGAGATGCGAATTGCTAAGCTGGAAGAAATTCACTCCAATGCCAGACTTATTGACGAAACCAATTTAGATGTTTCGAAGGTTTTGGTGTTATCTAATGTAAAAATCAAGAACCAATCCAATGGGATGGAAATGAGTTACCGATTGGTAGCCGAGAGTGAAGCGGATTTAAAAACCGGAAAAATATCCGTAACCTCTCCAATAGGCAAAGGATTGTTAGGGAAATCAGTTGGAGAAGTTGCCGAAATATCGGTTCCAAATGGGGTGCTAAAATTTGAGATTTTAGAAATCACCCGTGACTAATGCCTAAATAACTTTTGGTTAAACGAGATGGGTGTCTTGTTTTGTAGTAATTAATGCCATTCTAAATTTAAATAAAAATCCAATGAGTTCTATATTTACTAAAATAGTAAAAGGCGAAATTCCGAGTTATACAATTACAGAAGACGAAAATTATGTCGCTTTTCTGGACGTCAATCCTAATGCAAAAGGACATACACTTTGTATCCCTAAGTTAGAGATTGACATGCTATTTGACATGGACGAGGCACATTATTTAGGATTAATGCATTTTTCTAGAAAAGTTGCCCTAGCCCTACAAAAAACAATTCCATGCAAACGCATTGGTATGGCTGTGGTAGGCCTTGAGGTTCCTCATGCACATGTACACTTAATCCCTTTAAATGAGATGGATGACATGCGTTTTGAGAACAAAGTTAGTCTAACTAAACCAGAATTTGAAGCGTTAGTAACCAGCATACAAGCCAATTTATAAAAGCAAAACACACAAAGGATCTTTAGGGATGATTTGTGTGTTTTTTTAAACTAATTTGTATTGTAGTTCCTTTTCCGAGGGTAGATTGCAGTACTTTTATTTTGCCCGAGTGGTATTCTTCTACAATTCTTTTGGTTAGAGAGAGTCCGAGTCCCCATCCTCTTTTTTTGGTAGTAAAACCAGGTTCAAAAATGGTTTTGAACTGACTTTTCTGGATTCCGCTTCCGGTATCTGTAATACGAATTTTTACAAAATCAGTATCGTGTTCTATTTTTAAACAAAGAGATCCTTTTCCTTTCATGGCATCAATGGCATTTTTGACCAAATTTTCGATAGTCCAGCTGTGCAAACTAGAGTTGAGCAGGGTATAAATAGGGGTTTCGGGTGCTTGAAAACTAAAGATAATTTGTTTAGAAAATCGGGACTGTAAGTAGGTGTAAGAGGCTAGAGTTGCAGCAATAATATCGGTGTTTTCTAAAATAGGCTTGGAACCGATCTTCGAAAAACGGTCCGTAATGGTTTGCAGTCTTTCTATATCCTTTTCAATTTCGATAATAATCGATTCGTCTACTTGATCTGCTTTGAGTATTTCTACCCAACCAATCAATGAGGATAGCGGAGTGCCTATTTGGTGGGCCGTTTCTTTAGCCATTCCGGCCCATAATTTATTTTGCGTGGCTGTTTTGGTACTTCTATAAAAATAATAAATCAGCGCAATAAAGAGCACCAAGATCAGCACTAGGGCTATTGGGTAGTATTTTAGTTTGTTTAGCAAGGCAGAGTTGCCGTAATATAATTTTTGAAACTTGCCGGGAACATATTCAATAACTATAGGTGGGTTTTCATTTTTTAATTTAATCAAAAAACGGGCTGCTTTATCCCTAGTCTGAACCACTTTTTCGGGAACATTAACCGTATTTATAATGTGGTCTTTTTCGGTCAATATTATAGGTATAGAAGTATTGTTGCTAAAAATCAGCAAGGGTAGTTCTACATCCGTTTCGGCTTGGGCGTTGATGAGTGTTTTTTGAGCTTTTGCCCAAAGATTCATCTTTAGACGTTCTTCGTGTTTAAAAATCTGAAAAAAAGTATAGGTGTTCCATAAAATCAAAACTATAATTAAAAAAGAGGTGGCAATGAGTATCCATCTGCTGGTATTTCTTCTTTCAGAGAACTGCATAATTTAAATATTAAAGTATAAATATAACGCATTATATACGGGATTATTTCAAAAAAATCCAACCAGAATGTACAAAAACCAAGTATTGGCGGATTAAAATTATAGATCCACAGCTATAGTTCGTTGATTTGATTACTTTTGTAAGACACCATTTTAACCCGTCTAAATTCTATAAAAATGATTAGTATTGATCCCAAAAACCTCCCCACGGCTAAGGTACAAAGTTATTTGCAAGCAGCCGTAGGTCCTAGGCCTATTGCTTTGGCCAGTACCGTAGATGTTCTTGGCAATGCCAACCTATCTCCGTTTAGTTTTTTTAATGTGTTTAGTGCAAATCCTCCAATTTTAGTTTTCTCGCCCGCAAGACGCACACGAGATAATTCTATAAAACACACCTTGATTAATTGCCAAGCAACCCAAGAAGTAGTTATAAATGTAGTAAATTTTCAGCTGGTGCAACAAACCTCATTGGCAAGTACAGAATACGCAGATGGTGTCAATGAATTTATAAAATCTGGACTAACAGCCATTGCTTCGGACATGGTAAAACCATTTCGGGTCAAAGAATCTCCGGTACAATTTGAATGCAAGGTAACCCAAATTATACCTTTAGGAACCCAAGGAGGTGCCGGTAACTTGATTTTGTGCGAAGTAGTCAAAATACATATTGACCAAGCAGTTTTGGATCCAGACGGTGCCATTGATCCCCATAAAATAGATTTAGTATCCAGACTTGGAGCAAATTGGTATTCCAGATCCAATCAAGGATTGTTTGAAGTAACAAAACCCTTGGCAACACTAGGTATAGGTGTAGATGCAATAAGGGAGGATATAAAACGTAGTGTTGTTTTTGACTCCAATGACTTAGGCAAATTAGGCAACATAGAAGCCTTGCCTACGCCAGAAGAAGTTAGTATCTTTGTAGCCAATAATTTTTCTGTTAAAGCCGTTTTAAGTGCCGATGACCCAGAAAAAGTACATATTGAAGCAAAAAAACACTTAGATAATAACGATGTTATCTCGGCATGGAAAATGCTTTTGGCAAAAAAATAATCTTATATAACAATTAAAATAACGAAGATGGAAGTTACAGGAAAAATAAAAGTGGTTAATCCAGAACAACAAATTAGCGCTTCATTTAAAAAGAGAGAGTTAGTTGTTACTACCGAAGAGCAGTACCCACAGCACATTATGATTGAATTTACCCAAGACAAATGTGACTTACTAAATAACTATACTATTGGAGAACCTGTGAAAGTTTCTATTAATCTAAGAGGTAGAGAGTGGGTGAACCCACAAGGTGAAACCAAATATTTTAATAGCATACAAGGATGGCGAATTGAAAAATTAGTAAACGAGCAACCAACACCACAGGCTCCTATGCCAGCGGCACCTACTTTTGCTCCAGCAACCAATTTAAACGAAGATGAACCAGACGATTTGCCTTTTTAAAAAAAAATAAAAAAGCCTTGAATTGGAACATACCCCAAAAGTTAGATACTATTTGGGGTATTTTTTTTTGGATCTAAAAGTTAGGATATATACTGGCGCCAAAACCGATATGTTTGCCAATTTGTGGGTAGATATAAGCAGTTGTTTTGCTTTTTTTACTAACGCTAAACGCATGAAATAAAGTGCTATTAGAAAATATAATTCCAGAAGCCACACCTATTCCGGCACCAGCGAGTACATCTGAGGCAAAATGTTTGTTATTAGCCATTCTAAAAACAGCTGTTGCACCCGCAAAAATATACCCACTGCTAGCATACCAAAAATGCGATTCTTTATATTGGTAAAACAAAAGCGTTGCATTAGTAAAACCAACGGCAGTATGTCCTGAGGGAAAGCTCGAGTTGTTCGATAAATCTGGTCGTTCTTTTTGGGTTAGTCTTTTAATTAATTCTACAACAACAACCGTAGCGGTATTTGCCATAGCAATAGTGATGGTTTGCTTTTTAAAATTAGTTTTGGGCTCTAGCCCCAGATACATGCCTAGATACATTTGACCTACAGGCAATAATGGAAAGATATTATCTGCTTTGGATTGAAAATCTGAACCAAAAATAGCATTTGTTTTTGCTTGAATAGTGGTATTGTATTTAGAGTGTAACAACCACACACCAGAACCAACCAACACCGAAGGAACTATAAAAGAAGAATAATTTCGTTTTTGGGACACAACCAAACTATCCGCATTTTGTGCATATATTTGTGGCGCTAGGATACTAAAAAGATATAAAACTGCAATTTTTTTCATTTTGGTATTGGTTCTAAAATTAGTTTCTCTTTAGAGCAACGTAGTTTTGTCAAAATTAACCCATTAGCTCGTAATTGAAAGCCTTAGTTTATGTATTATTTAACGCAAGATTTATTTTTTCCAGAGGTTCATTTGGCCCACACATCAGGAGTACTTGCCTTAGGAGGCGATTTGTCTCCAGAACGTTTGCTCTTGGCTTACCAAAACGGTATTTTTCCGTGGTACGAAGATGGGGAGCCAATTACGTGGTGGTCACCCAATCCTCGGATGGTTTTGTTTCTGGACGAACTGATAATTTCTAAAAGCATGCGAAACATTCTCAATAGAGGTCTTTTTGAGGTAACGTTTAATCAGAATTTTACCGAAGTAATGGCAAACTGCCAACAAATAAAACGCGACGGACAAAACGGAACCTGGATTACCCAAGACATGATAGAGGCCTATGGAAAACTCCACCAACTAGGGGTAGCCAAATCTGTTGAGGTTTGGCAAAACAACGAACTAGTAGGGGGATTATATGGTATGGATTTGGGCTCTGTTTTTTGTGGCGAAAGTATGTTTTCAAAGGTTTCCAATGCTTCTAAGGTAGCTTTTATTTCGTTGGTTGGCTTGCTCCAAAAACAACATTACAAACTCTTGGATTGTCAAGTCTATAACCCGCATCTAGAGAGTTTAGGTTGTCGTGAAATTGCTAGAAAAGATTTTATAAACCTACTAAAAGAGCGTTGAATCTTAAAACGTAAGCTTTATAAATTGCCAGTCTAGAGTTTTAAACAAGACCAATTCGTTGTTCAAACAAGGCAAATCCAGGATTAGTTTTAAGGTTTCGTGCGCCATCATCAAACCAATCATTCCAGGTAAAGTCCCTAGTACGCCATTAAGGTTGCAATTAGGTACTTCTTTAGGGTTGGGCGGTTCTGGAAATAAATCTCTTAAGTTTTTGCTTCCTTGATGGTTAAAAACTGCTATTTGTCCTTCAAAGCCTAAAATACTTCCGTACACAATAGTTTTGTCCAATGCCACACAAGTATCGTTAACCAAATAGCGGGTAGTGAAGTTGTCGGATCCATCTACTATAATATCAAATGAAGCAATGATTTTTGCGGCATTATCGGGAGTGATTTTTTCTTCAAATGCCAAAACCTCTACCAACGGATTTAGTTTTTGTAGTTGTGCTTTTGCGGTTTGTGCTTTGGATAATCCTACTTGGTCCTCGGTATATAAAATTTGTCGGTGTAGGTTGTGGATTTCAATGGTGTCAAAATCAACAATTCCAATACGTCCAACCCCGGCTGTAGCTATATATTGTAAAACAGGACATCCCAGACCTCCTGCGCCAATAACCAGTACACTTGCTTTTTTTAGCTTGCTTTGGCCCTGGTCACCAATCTCTGGCAAGATGACTTGTCTGTTGTATCGTAAAAAATCTTGTATTATACTCATTGGTATTAAATTTTAAAATAAATAGGCCGCCGTAAACGCT
Proteins encoded in this region:
- a CDS encoding TonB-dependent receptor → MNTIFGYKTAKTTRPEITKQQRLSTAATILLSAFSLATFAQVKDTTQVNKLEEVFVSAIRATTKTPVSFSNLSNKELAPRNLGQDIPILMNYLPSVVTTSDAGNGVGYTGIRVRGSDATRVNITINGIPYNDSESHGTYWVNMPDFASSLESLQLQRGVGTSTNGAGAFGASLNMLTDSYAKESKGEIAASYGSFNTRKNTVKFSTGLLNEHLELAGRLSVLKSDGYIDRASSDLKSYFLQGTYVGKTTLIKALAFGGTEKTYQSWNGLEDLDKLENNRTYNTAGEYTDLFNTTRFYDNETDNYQQDHYQLHWNETLPNHWNTNLAFHYTKGKGYYENYKANADFSDFGLTPVILDTKTIDVTDLVRQKWLDNDFYGTTFSANYAKSQWDLTLGGGYNKYEGVHFGKVIWARFASKTQLGDRYYNDYASKTDGNIFAKANYQLTEKINLFGDLQLRNVHYKANGNETGAVNDVFNFFNPKAGLSYKINPKNQLYASYARANREPNRTDYENGNPKPEKLNDFELGLRHRSAKLTLNANVYYMAYKNQLILTGALDEVGSPIRENSGDSYRLGLELDATIPLSDKVFLRPNMTLSANKNKDFYFKRDNVLTSLGNTNIAYSPNFIAANAWTYLPIKDLQITLLSKFVGEQYMGNIDSKGSKLNSYFVNDLNVSYEFQPKTIFKAVVLSALVTNILDYKYVSNGYFYTYDVSDASSNPPTVTTIEGAGYYPQAGINVLAGVTLKF
- a CDS encoding Rieske (2Fe-2S) protein, yielding MKNYILLLFAVATILGCSNNENRNKNPNIPNYSFTFDLNLNLPAYSNLKFASNAIYYPTAGAKGVFVFCTAPGSYTAFDAACPNQEISSCTQMTLKGINLVCSCDKSQYSLFTGQGSLPNPLKPYRVEVNGMLLRVYN
- the greA gene encoding transcription elongation factor GreA, with amino-acid sequence MSAISYYTAEGLKKLREELDHLKSVMRPKASADIAEARDKGDLSENAEYDAAKEAQGMLEMRIAKLEEIHSNARLIDETNLDVSKVLVLSNVKIKNQSNGMEMSYRLVAESEADLKTGKISVTSPIGKGLLGKSVGEVAEISVPNGVLKFEILEITRD
- a CDS encoding HIT family protein produces the protein MSSIFTKIVKGEIPSYTITEDENYVAFLDVNPNAKGHTLCIPKLEIDMLFDMDEAHYLGLMHFSRKVALALQKTIPCKRIGMAVVGLEVPHAHVHLIPLNEMDDMRFENKVSLTKPEFEALVTSIQANL
- a CDS encoding sensor histidine kinase; translation: MQFSERRNTSRWILIATSFLIIVLILWNTYTFFQIFKHEERLKMNLWAKAQKTLINAQAETDVELPLLIFSNNTSIPIILTEKDHIINTVNVPEKVVQTRDKAARFLIKLKNENPPIVIEYVPGKFQKLYYGNSALLNKLKYYPIALVLILVLFIALIYYFYRSTKTATQNKLWAGMAKETAHQIGTPLSSLIGWVEILKADQVDESIIIEIEKDIERLQTITDRFSKIGSKPILENTDIIAATLASYTYLQSRFSKQIIFSFQAPETPIYTLLNSSLHSWTIENLVKNAIDAMKGKGSLCLKIEHDTDFVKIRITDTGSGIQKSQFKTIFEPGFTTKKRGWGLGLSLTKRIVEEYHSGKIKVLQSTLGKGTTIQISLKKHTNHP
- a CDS encoding flavin reductase family protein codes for the protein MISIDPKNLPTAKVQSYLQAAVGPRPIALASTVDVLGNANLSPFSFFNVFSANPPILVFSPARRTRDNSIKHTLINCQATQEVVINVVNFQLVQQTSLASTEYADGVNEFIKSGLTAIASDMVKPFRVKESPVQFECKVTQIIPLGTQGGAGNLILCEVVKIHIDQAVLDPDGAIDPHKIDLVSRLGANWYSRSNQGLFEVTKPLATLGIGVDAIREDIKRSVVFDSNDLGKLGNIEALPTPEEVSIFVANNFSVKAVLSADDPEKVHIEAKKHLDNNDVISAWKMLLAKK
- a CDS encoding DUF3127 domain-containing protein, with product MEVTGKIKVVNPEQQISASFKKRELVVTTEEQYPQHIMIEFTQDKCDLLNNYTIGEPVKVSINLRGREWVNPQGETKYFNSIQGWRIEKLVNEQPTPQAPMPAAPTFAPATNLNEDEPDDLPF
- a CDS encoding phosphatase PAP2 family protein, whose product is MKKIAVLYLFSILAPQIYAQNADSLVVSQKRNYSSFIVPSVLVGSGVWLLHSKYNTTIQAKTNAIFGSDFQSKADNIFPLLPVGQMYLGMYLGLEPKTNFKKQTITIAMANTATVVVVELIKRLTQKERPDLSNNSSFPSGHTAVGFTNATLLFYQYKESHFWYASSGYIFAGATAVFRMANNKHFASDVLAGAGIGVASGIIFSNSTLFHAFSVSKKSKTTAYIYPQIGKHIGFGASIYPNF
- the aat gene encoding leucyl/phenylalanyl-tRNA--protein transferase, which gives rise to MYYLTQDLFFPEVHLAHTSGVLALGGDLSPERLLLAYQNGIFPWYEDGEPITWWSPNPRMVLFLDELIISKSMRNILNRGLFEVTFNQNFTEVMANCQQIKRDGQNGTWITQDMIEAYGKLHQLGVAKSVEVWQNNELVGGLYGMDLGSVFCGESMFSKVSNASKVAFISLVGLLQKQHYKLLDCQVYNPHLESLGCREIARKDFINLLKER
- a CDS encoding HesA/MoeB/ThiF family protein yields the protein MSIIQDFLRYNRQVILPEIGDQGQSKLKKASVLVIGAGGLGCPVLQYIATAGVGRIGIVDFDTIEIHNLHRQILYTEDQVGLSKAQTAKAQLQKLNPLVEVLAFEEKITPDNAAKIIASFDIIVDGSDNFTTRYLVNDTCVALDKTIVYGSILGFEGQIAVFNHQGSKNLRDLFPEPPNPKEVPNCNLNGVLGTLPGMIGLMMAHETLKLILDLPCLNNELVLFKTLDWQFIKLTF